The genome window AGGCTACGGGTTTTCAGGTTGCGCGCAGCCATATGGCGCAGCGCTTCCTATCCGCCGCTGAACGCGTCGATCTCTCTGCCCTGCAAAGCATTTCTCTGAAAGATATCGTGCCCGGCGCGCCAACGCCCAATCTCAAGGAAATGCTGCGCATGTATCTGGATTATCTGAAGTACCACGGTTCCATCATGGGGCTCTACAGCCACGGAGCCAACGAATGGACAGCCAATCAGTGGATAGAACTCTTTGAGGTGTTGCGCGAAAACCGTTCTGTAAAAACAGCCGGGCTTGCGGAAATAGCCGCCATAGTCAAGGAGCAGTGCCAATCAACAGGGCCGTGGACATACCGCTGCCCCTCGCAATCTGGTCCTGTGGGCGGCGAGATATCGTTCAGGCCGGGGCAGGATTCCCCCCTGATTGGCGCTGGCGTGCCGACAGAATTCAACACTGATTATGCGGGCAGGCCGTTGCAGGCAGGGCAGAGGCCTAATATTGGCCTGTATTGACGGCAAACAAGGCTATCGCTGCCATCACGTGCACAGGCGCAAAAAAAGGAGTCACCTTTTTGGTAACTCCTTTTTTTGTAGGCGTTTGCAGAAAATACAGCAGACCTGCTATGAGGTCTGTACTACCAAGCCTGTTCGAGCAGGGTAACGATGTCGTCGTGCGAGGGCATGCGCGGGTTGCTGCTGGTGCAGATGTCTTCCAGCGCGTTAACGGCCATGGAATCCAGGCTTTGACGGTAGACCTGTTCGTCCACTTTAAGCTCGCGCACCCGTGCGGGAATCTTCATGGATGTGTTGAGGTCGCGCACGGCGTTTATCAGGTTGCGCGTGCCTTCTTCCACTGTGGCGCTTTCAAGGCCGATAAAGGCCGCAATTTCTGTGTATTTGACGCCCGCGTCAAAGCTGTTGAAGCCTATGACAAAGGGCAGCAGAACGGCATTGGCAAGGCCATGCGGAATGTGGAACAGGCCCCCAAGGCTGTGGGCCATGCTGTGGGTAACGCCAAGGCCGCTGTTGGTAAATGCCAGCCCGGCCATGCACGAGCCGATGAGCATGTTGTCGCGCGCGGTCATGTCGTCGCCGTGGTCATAGGCGCGCTTGAGGTAGGTAAAAACATTGCGGATGGCCTGCTCCGCGTAGATAGCTGTAAACACGTTGCTGTAGCGCGAAGTATAGGCTTCCACCGCATGGGTCAGCACGTCCATGCCGGTTGCAGCAGTCACGTGCGGGGGCACGGTGCGCGTAAAGCGGGCATCAAGAATGGCGGCGTCAGGAATGAGCATTTCGTCATTCAGCGGAATTTTCACCGAATTGACCTTGTCGGTGATAACCGCAATGGAGGTCACTTCCGAACCTGTGCCGCTGGTGGTGGGAATGGCGACAAGCGTTGTCTTTCTGGTGCTGTCTGCCTTGTGCCCGAAGTAGGAGATGGCTTTTGCCATGTCAATGGCCGAGCCGCCGCCAAGGGCGATAATCATGTCTGCCTGGCTGCTCAAAAAAAGGCGCGTGGCTTCAACCACTGCCTGAAGGGATGGGTCAGGCTCCACGCCAGAAAAGAGCGTGTGCCCAATGCCCTTGCGTTTCAGATGGCTCACGGCCTGATCGGCAAATCCGCTTTTGACCATAAAGGGGTCTGTCACCACAAAGGCATGGCTGGCTGGAAAGGTCTCAAGGGTTTCCAGAGCGTAAGGGCCGTAACAGATCTTTGTTTTTCCGTAAAACTGGGTCACGTCGTCCTCCACAGGCGGCGCAAAGAAAGAAAGGATATCTTGGCGTCGGCGTATTCTTTTATCGTCAGCGGTTCACGCTTGCTTGCGCTTGGGCAGCCATTTTCACGCCTAGGTGGCGTGGATATTTTTACTACTGATACCAGTCTGTTAGCTCGGTGATAACCCGACATTGCACGGCATGCTTGCAAAAGGGCAGTGCGGGCATGATGCTAAGTCAACCTTTACCCCTAGGGGGAAGGTCAAGGGTTTTTGCAAACTTTTTTACTATCCAATGTCTTTTTGTGTGAAAAAATAAACCAGCAGGCCTGATTATGGATTTCAAATTAAAACAGACTATTAAGGTGGTTATTATTGCAGTAATTATATCTACTAAATATAATTACTATTTTTAATTATCGACATCCGGGACAAAATTTATGTAAAAAGATGCCCATCAAGGGGCATTTTTTTGTAAAAGGCCTTGATCTTCCAGTGCGGAGAATGCTTACGGTGAATCAAAGTGGGCCGAGCCTCCCGTTGAGGGCTGGGTCAGCCCGCAGCCGACACCAATTCCCGAGGGAAGGAGAATGCCATGGAGCAAACAGCACAATTTGGGTCAACAGGTATGGAAACCTCGGCGCAGGCAGCCAAAAAGCAGCTTGCCACAAGTTTCAGAAGACGTGGCATGGTTACTGCCACCATGTCTGGGGTAGCATACGGAACATACACCGCGTTCATGACGCTCGCCATGACCTTGGGCGTGTGGGGCGTATGGTACGGCGGCGATTCCCAGCTTTCTGAATTTTCCAAGCTCTTTTTGCTTGGCGCGCTCGGCGCGGCCACCACTGACGCATGCAGCGCCGTATGGGCTGTGCTGATTGCCATTGGCAAGGGCAAGTTTGGCGATGTTTTTCGCAGCATGGCCTCCAAGCCCGGCGCTATCCTCATGGCAGCCGCAGTTATCGGCGGCCCCCTTGCCAGTACCTGCTACGTGCTTGGCCTGCAGAGCGCCGGTTCCATCATTGTGCCCATCAGCGCGCTTTGCCCGGCAATCGGCTCCATTCTGAGCCGTATTCTCTTCAAGCAGCCCCTGACCCCGCGCACCATGCTGGGTATCTTTATCTGCTTTATGGCCAGTGCCATGATCGGCAGCACGGGCCTTGCCGATAACGCGCCGCCGAACCTCTTTGTGGGTATCGCCTTTGGCTTTCTGGCCGCTTTTGGCTGGGGGCTTGAAGGCTGCGTGGGCGGCTACGCTACTTCCATGATTGACCCTGAAATCGGCATCACCATCCGCCAGCTTACCTCGGCCCTGACCAATCTGCTGATCCTTGTGCCCCTGTTTGCCTTTATTGGCGGCGACTCGGCCTTTGGGATGATCCGCACTGTCTTTACCGATGTTGACGCCATGCCCTGGTTTATAGTGGCTGGTTTCGGCGCGTATTTCGCCTTTATGCTCTGGTACAAGGGCAACGCCATGTGCGGTACGGCGCTTGGCATGTCGTGCAACGGCGCGTTCTCTTTCTGGGGACCTTTCTTCTGCTGGCTGGTGCTTGGTCTGTGGTTCGGCATCGACGGTTACGCCCTTGCCCCCATTGCCTGGCTGGCCGCAGTCGTGATGATCGTCGGCATCTTTATCATTGCCGTCAATCCGCTGGATTTTTTCAGAAAGAAGGGATAATTTGCCATGAAAAAGCCGCTTAATTTCGCCATTCTCAAGTATATGACAACGGTTAACGAGGCCTGCACAGAAGATGTGCTGTGTGCGCTCAAAGACGGCTACAGCTCGTTTAGGGCTTTCAACAAGTCTGACGTGCTCAACGCCCTCCTGACCGCAGAAGCCAACGGCCTGCTGGAAGAATCGCGCTATGACCTGGATGATGAAGGCCAGGTGCGCATGTTCTTTCGTGCCCATGCCGAAGGTGCAGCAACCATAAACCGCTACATTTCCAACTAAGTATCCACTGCCGGGGAGGGGTGCGCCTCTCCCCGGCATAAGGGATGTGCCCGGCCTCGTTTTTGCTTCTGGCTGGTGGCGCAAATGCTCGATATAGGATGTTGTAAGGTTCGGGCAGGCGCATAATCATCCCTTTTTGCCCACCCTTCAAAAATCCGGGCAACGCCATGACAAAACAAGGGTACACCATCAGCCAGATGAGCGAGATCTCCAAGATCTCCAAAAAGGCTCTGCGTTTTTATGACGACCTCGGCCTTATTTCTTGCAAAAGGCACGGGGGCAACAACTACCGCTACTACACGCAGGACGAACTGCTCGCCATCCCGCCGCTGAAATACTACAAGCAGATGGGGTTTAACCTCAGCGAAATCCGCGCCGCTTTTGAAGTGGGCAGCAATACTTCCCTTTCCGCGCTGCGAAAAATATTCATGAGCAAGATTGAATTGTTGCAGCAGGATGAAAAGCTGTTGTTTCTGCGGCTTACATCTGTGCGCGACTGGCTTGAACTGCTGCACGAAGCGGAAATTGTGCTGGAAAACTGCCAGCAGAGTGTTTCGGTGAAGTACATTCCGCCAGAACGCATGCTTTTTATGGATCAGACCTTTGTTTCAGATATCAAGTCTGCCATTATCAACATGGATTTTACCAATTATGTTGAAGAAGTGGGCAATAATATCACCGGGCCGGTCATCATCAATTTCTCTTCCATAGAAAACAGGGTGCAAAACGAGGAACAGCCCGTCAAACTGCTGCAAAAAACCGTGTTCCCCTGTGGGGAAGATAATATGGCGGATTATGGCGGGTATCTGGCGGCAAGCTGCTACCACATAGGTTCGCACGAAACCATCGGCAGCACCTACCGCAAATTGCAGCGCTGGTGCGCCTCAAACAACTATGTTTGCGACAATGGCTCTCACGAGCGCTATATTACCGACTTCTGGACCACCAACAACGATTCGCTCTTTGTTACAGAAGTACTGGTCAAGGTAAGCCGCCGAGGGAGTGTAGTGCACACCCCAAAATTCCATTTCGATGCAGACGACGATCTGTAATCAGCCAAGTATGCGGGCCGCCTGCTGCGCCATCAGCTCGTGGCCCGCTTCGCTTGGGTGCAGGCCGTCTGTGTAGAGTGCGGACATACTATCAGAGGGATTGCCATCCGGTGAGCCTGCCTGACCGGGCAAACCCGCAAAAGCCTGCGAAAAATCCACGCATTGCAGCGAGAAATCCTCGGCGAGCACGCGCAACCACTGGTGCAGGGCGGCATAGTCCGCGCAGGCGCGCGGCAGGTCAACGCTGCCCAGCAGGGGAAAGGTTATGGGCGCATGCACAGGAATGGGCACCCCCAGCACCGGGCGCACCCGTGCGCTGAAGCTGTGCTGCACCAGCGCAAAAATATTGGCCTTGACGGTTCCAAGCCCTGTTCCCAACGCCAGATCATTGAACCCGCCCATGATCAGAACCGCGTCAGCGCCCGCCTGCACCACCTGGGGGTGAAAGCGGGCCAGCATGCCGCCCGTGGTATCGCCGTTGATGCCGCAGTTGCGCACGTCAATGCCCGTGCGCCGCGCCAGCAGGGTTGTCCATACCTTGGGGCGCGGAATGCCGTAGCCGTATGTGAGGCTGTCGCCCAGACAAGCAATAATCATGTTTGCAGCGTATTCCCTTGTGGATGATCGGGCAATATTTGCAACAGGCGGCCAGCGCCAGCAGGGGCGTACTGGCAAGGGCCGCCTGCGCCCGCATCAGGCGGGCAAGCCCATTTGCAGGCGGATGTGGCGTACATCCGCCTCTTCAGGTTTGAAAGGATAGTTGCGGATTCCCGGCCCGGGGCGCGAATTGGCGTAGGGGCGGTTGCAGGCCACCTCTCCGTCGCGCCCGGTGCAGCCGCAGGTGCGGAACGGTTCGCCCGAGTCGATGACCGCATCCAGATCGGCCTTGGGCAGGCCGTACCCCGTGAGAGCGCGGCGGTCGTTATAGGTAAAGAACCGTTCGTGGGCGTGGTCGTTGTCGATGAGCCAGCGCGCAAGCTGAATGCGGCGGTAGTGGTCTATGGGCGGCGGCAGGCGGTGCGCCAGAGGCGACCCCCCTTCGGGAAAAAACGAAAACAGATGCGTGTTGCCGCCCATGTCGTGCACTCGCTGCATGGCGCGGCACATGTCCTGCTCGGTTTCGCCCATGCCCACCATAAAGTGCGCCCCGGCCATACC of uncultured Desulfovibrio sp. contains these proteins:
- a CDS encoding 1-propanol dehydrogenase PduQ: MTQFYGKTKICYGPYALETLETFPASHAFVVTDPFMVKSGFADQAVSHLKRKGIGHTLFSGVEPDPSLQAVVEATRLFLSSQADMIIALGGGSAIDMAKAISYFGHKADSTRKTTLVAIPTTSGTGSEVTSIAVITDKVNSVKIPLNDEMLIPDAAILDARFTRTVPPHVTAATGMDVLTHAVEAYTSRYSNVFTAIYAEQAIRNVFTYLKRAYDHGDDMTARDNMLIGSCMAGLAFTNSGLGVTHSMAHSLGGLFHIPHGLANAVLLPFVIGFNSFDAGVKYTEIAAFIGLESATVEEGTRNLINAVRDLNTSMKIPARVRELKVDEQVYRQSLDSMAVNALEDICTSSNPRMPSHDDIVTLLEQAW
- a CDS encoding MerR family transcriptional regulator; the encoded protein is MTKQGYTISQMSEISKISKKALRFYDDLGLISCKRHGGNNYRYYTQDELLAIPPLKYYKQMGFNLSEIRAAFEVGSNTSLSALRKIFMSKIELLQQDEKLLFLRLTSVRDWLELLHEAEIVLENCQQSVSVKYIPPERMLFMDQTFVSDIKSAIINMDFTNYVEEVGNNITGPVIINFSSIENRVQNEEQPVKLLQKTVFPCGEDNMADYGGYLAASCYHIGSHETIGSTYRKLQRWCASNNYVCDNGSHERYITDFWTTNNDSLFVTEVLVKVSRRGSVVHTPKFHFDADDDL
- a CDS encoding GDSL-type esterase/lipase family protein, whose amino-acid sequence is MIIACLGDSLTYGYGIPRPKVWTTLLARRTGIDVRNCGINGDTTGGMLARFHPQVVQAGADAVLIMGGFNDLALGTGLGTVKANIFALVQHSFSARVRPVLGVPIPVHAPITFPLLGSVDLPRACADYAALHQWLRVLAEDFSLQCVDFSQAFAGLPGQAGSPDGNPSDSMSALYTDGLHPSEAGHELMAQQAARILG